The Breoghania sp. genome has a segment encoding these proteins:
- the aroC gene encoding chorismate synthase, whose protein sequence is MSHNTFGHLFRVTTWGESHGPAIGCVVDGCPPLIPLTEADLQGWLDKRKPGQSKYTTQRREPDEVRILSGVMVDEDGIQKTTGTPISLEITNVDQRSKDYSEIKARFRPGHADFTYDAKYGIRDYRGGGRSSARETAMRVAAGGIARKVLPGVKIRGALVQIGPHKIDRSRWDWAEIDNNPFFCPDPVAAQEWADYLDGIRKAGSSVGAVVEVIAENVPVGLGAPLYGKLDADLAAAMMSINAVKGVEIGNGFEAAELTGEENADEMRIGQGKTPIFLSNNAGGVLGGISTGEPVVVRFAVKPTSSILQPRKSITRTGEEVDVVTKGRHDPCVGIRGVPVGEAMMACVLADHWIRHRGQVG, encoded by the coding sequence ATGTCGCACAACACGTTCGGTCATCTCTTCCGTGTCACAACCTGGGGCGAGAGCCATGGGCCTGCGATCGGCTGTGTCGTCGATGGCTGTCCGCCGCTGATCCCGCTCACCGAAGCAGACCTTCAAGGATGGCTCGACAAGCGCAAGCCCGGTCAGTCGAAATACACCACCCAGCGTCGCGAACCGGACGAAGTACGCATCCTGTCCGGCGTGATGGTTGACGAGGACGGCATCCAGAAGACGACCGGCACGCCGATCTCGCTGGAAATCACGAATGTCGATCAGCGCTCCAAGGACTATTCCGAAATCAAGGCCCGCTTCCGGCCGGGCCATGCCGATTTCACCTATGACGCCAAATACGGCATCCGCGACTATCGCGGTGGAGGGCGCTCCTCGGCGCGCGAAACGGCGATGCGGGTGGCGGCGGGCGGCATCGCGCGCAAGGTGCTGCCGGGCGTGAAGATCCGCGGTGCCCTGGTTCAGATCGGCCCGCACAAGATTGATCGTTCGCGCTGGGACTGGGCCGAAATCGACAACAATCCCTTCTTTTGTCCCGATCCCGTGGCAGCGCAGGAATGGGCGGACTATCTCGACGGCATCCGCAAGGCTGGCTCCTCTGTGGGCGCGGTCGTGGAAGTGATCGCGGAAAACGTTCCCGTTGGCCTCGGCGCCCCGCTCTATGGCAAGCTTGATGCGGATCTGGCAGCGGCGATGATGTCGATCAACGCGGTCAAGGGCGTGGAGATCGGCAACGGGTTTGAGGCCGCCGAACTCACCGGCGAGGAAAACGCCGACGAGATGCGGATCGGTCAGGGCAAGACCCCGATCTTCCTGTCCAACAATGCGGGCGGTGTTCTGGGCGGCATTTCCACCGGTGAGCCGGTCGTGGTGCGGTTCGCCGTCAAGCCGACCTCGTCCATCCTCCAGCCGCGCAAGTCCATTACCCGCACCGGCGAAGAGGTGGACGTCGTCACCAAGGGGCGCCATGATCCGTGTGTCGGCATTCGCGGCGTTCCGGTTGGAGAAGCCATGATGGCCTGTGTGCTTGCCGATCACTGGATCCGGCATCGCGGTCAGGTAGGGTAA
- the ribB gene encoding 3,4-dihydroxy-2-butanone-4-phosphate synthase: MRLDEWLTRAKETRSAFARRAGLSPAAVTALCNDPNVWISRETGGRIFEATNGAVTPNDFLGLSPAKEIDMSQTRVAEAIRAFENGEIVVVTDDDDRENEGDLIVAASHATPEKMAFIVRHTSGIVCAPITRELAHKLRLDPMVNENDAPHSTAFTISVDFKHGTTTGISAEDRVATVRGLANPNSGSADFVRPGHVFPLIAKDGGVLMRSGHTEAAVDLCRLAGLPEVGVICELVNDDGTVTRGAQVTEFAQKHGLKQVSVADLIAWRERKEKLVERVYEQSIETLAGPAYAITYSTPYDPMDHLAIVYGDILDGRDVPVRLHLESVIDDVFGQSQALDDIMKGMAERGRGVVVYLREGSVGVARQSRRARSEVQREREDHGSAQARSESWREIGLGAQILKDLGVSSIRLLSSRERHYVGLEGFGIEIGSTEIIDG; encoded by the coding sequence ATGCGTCTCGACGAATGGCTCACCAGAGCAAAAGAAACCCGTTCCGCCTTTGCCCGCCGCGCCGGTCTCTCACCGGCCGCAGTCACCGCCTTGTGCAATGATCCCAACGTCTGGATCTCGCGCGAGACGGGAGGCCGCATTTTCGAAGCGACGAACGGTGCCGTTACGCCCAACGACTTTCTCGGGCTCTCGCCCGCAAAGGAAATCGATATGTCCCAGACCCGAGTTGCGGAAGCGATCCGCGCATTTGAGAACGGCGAAATCGTTGTTGTGACCGACGATGACGACCGCGAGAACGAAGGCGATCTGATCGTCGCCGCCAGCCATGCCACACCGGAGAAAATGGCCTTCATCGTGCGCCATACATCCGGCATTGTCTGCGCTCCGATCACGCGTGAACTGGCCCACAAGCTGCGCCTCGACCCCATGGTCAATGAAAACGACGCGCCGCATTCCACCGCCTTCACGATTTCCGTCGACTTTAAGCACGGAACGACGACGGGAATTTCCGCCGAGGATCGCGTCGCCACGGTGCGCGGGCTTGCCAATCCCAATTCCGGCTCTGCCGATTTCGTGCGTCCCGGCCATGTCTTCCCGCTGATCGCCAAGGATGGCGGCGTCTTGATGCGCTCCGGTCATACCGAAGCCGCGGTCGATCTCTGCCGTCTGGCGGGCTTGCCGGAAGTTGGCGTGATCTGTGAACTCGTCAACGATGACGGCACGGTCACGCGGGGAGCCCAAGTTACCGAGTTTGCCCAGAAGCACGGCCTGAAGCAGGTTTCCGTCGCCGATCTGATCGCCTGGCGCGAGCGCAAGGAGAAGCTTGTCGAACGCGTCTACGAGCAGTCGATCGAGACGCTGGCCGGCCCCGCCTATGCCATCACCTATTCGACGCCCTATGACCCGATGGACCATCTGGCCATTGTCTATGGCGACATTCTCGATGGTCGCGATGTCCCGGTGCGTCTGCACCTGGAATCGGTGATCGACGACGTGTTCGGCCAGTCTCAGGCGCTGGACGACATCATGAAGGGCATGGCGGAGCGTGGCCGCGGCGTTGTGGTCTATCTGCGCGAGGGCTCCGTGGGGGTGGCACGTCAATCCCGCCGCGCCCGTTCGGAAGTCCAGCGTGAGCGTGAGGATCACGGTTCTGCACAGGCGCGCTCGGAATCCTGGCGCGAGATCGGACTTGGGGCCCAGATTCTGAAGGATCTCGGTGTCAGCTCCATCCGCCTGCTGTCTTCCCGCGAGCGTCACTATGTCGGTCTGGAAGGCTTCGGTATCGAGATCGGGTCCACCGAGATCATCGACGGCTAG
- a CDS encoding TrkH family potassium uptake protein: MEIQDVTERGRWAADRRNLVIFPIGWLLIVIALAEMLLVLVSLVFLDGETLVFLASAMGTFALGVAIIITFAPKRHGMDFRQAVLFVTAAWLVVPLVAAVPLMLSPDGLSFADAYFETVSAITTTGSTVMSGLDEQPETILLWRSVMQWVGGIGIIGMALVIFPFLRLGGMQLFKLESSDRSEKLFYRSGQLAGAIFGVYVLITIGCILAYRFGGMRWFDAINHAFTTVCTGGFSTHDASMGYFDSPVIFWAATFFMAASGIPFLTYVRLARRSQFSSRMETQVFGFLTFLGVVVLAIAIWLVVVDGIPFETALTQSAFNVVSVVTTTGYATQDYLAWGTPVAGMFFLLTFVGGCTGSTAGGIKIFRFQVLVRMVGQMVTRQSFPHAVVVPRYGARILQDGEVASVCVFVFLYFATWLGVSLLLQLVGVDPVTALSGSITAISNVGPGIGPIIGPAGNFASLPDAAKWILSLAMIIGRLEIMTVFVLLVPAFYR, translated from the coding sequence GTGGAAATTCAGGATGTGACCGAGAGGGGCCGTTGGGCAGCTGATCGTCGTAATCTGGTGATCTTTCCGATTGGTTGGTTGCTGATTGTGATCGCCCTTGCGGAAATGCTGTTGGTGCTCGTGTCTCTTGTGTTTCTGGATGGGGAGACGCTGGTTTTTCTGGCCTCCGCCATGGGCACATTTGCTCTGGGCGTCGCGATCATCATTACGTTCGCGCCCAAACGCCATGGCATGGATTTCCGGCAGGCCGTGCTTTTCGTGACAGCCGCTTGGCTCGTTGTGCCGCTGGTGGCCGCCGTGCCGCTGATGCTCTCGCCCGACGGCCTTTCCTTCGCCGACGCCTATTTCGAAACGGTCTCCGCCATTACCACGACGGGTTCCACGGTGATGTCCGGGCTCGACGAGCAGCCGGAGACGATCCTGCTGTGGCGCTCCGTCATGCAATGGGTCGGCGGCATCGGCATCATCGGCATGGCGCTGGTGATCTTTCCGTTTCTCCGCCTCGGCGGCATGCAGCTTTTCAAGCTGGAATCCTCCGATCGTTCCGAGAAACTGTTCTACCGTTCCGGTCAGCTCGCAGGCGCGATTTTTGGCGTCTATGTGCTGATCACGATCGGCTGCATTCTTGCCTACCGGTTCGGTGGCATGCGCTGGTTTGATGCCATCAACCACGCCTTCACGACCGTCTGCACCGGCGGCTTTTCAACCCATGATGCCTCCATGGGCTATTTCGACAGCCCGGTCATCTTCTGGGCTGCCACCTTCTTCATGGCCGCCTCGGGCATTCCGTTCCTCACTTATGTGCGCCTGGCCCGGCGCTCGCAATTCTCGTCGCGCATGGAAACCCAGGTCTTCGGCTTCCTGACATTCCTGGGCGTCGTCGTGCTCGCCATCGCGATCTGGCTTGTTGTCGTCGATGGAATTCCCTTCGAGACGGCGCTCACGCAATCGGCTTTCAACGTTGTCTCCGTCGTCACCACCACCGGCTACGCCACGCAGGACTATCTGGCCTGGGGGACGCCCGTGGCGGGCATGTTCTTCCTGCTGACCTTCGTCGGCGGTTGCACGGGGTCCACGGCGGGCGGAATCAAGATCTTCCGCTTCCAGGTGCTGGTTCGCATGGTTGGCCAGATGGTCACGCGCCAGAGTTTTCCGCATGCGGTCGTGGTGCCGCGCTATGGTGCGCGTATCCTCCAGGATGGCGAAGTGGCCTCGGTCTGTGTTTTCGTGTTCCTGTATTTTGCGACCTGGCTCGGCGTTTCCCTGTTGTTGCAACTGGTGGGCGTCGATCCTGTCACCGCGCTGTCCGGCTCCATTACCGCCATTTCGAATGTCGGTCCGGGGATCGGCCCGATCATCGGGCCTGCGGGCAATTTCGCCAGCCTGCCGGACGCCGCCAAATGGATCCTGTCGCTTGCCATGATCATTGGCCGTCTGGAAATCATGACCGTGTTCGTTCTGCTGGTGCCTGCCTTCTATCGTTGA
- a CDS encoding DUF1344 domain-containing protein, with protein MASFIRAACALALLTLACLPASAEDAKGKIVKVDFDNYVLQLENGQTFEVPEDFYVEDLEPGMVVVIQYDIVEGKNVIADLELAE; from the coding sequence ATGGCTTCCTTTATCCGGGCAGCGTGCGCGCTCGCCCTCCTGACGCTCGCCTGCCTGCCCGCATCTGCCGAGGATGCAAAAGGCAAGATCGTGAAAGTCGACTTCGACAACTACGTGCTGCAGCTGGAAAACGGTCAGACATTCGAAGTGCCCGAGGACTTCTATGTCGAGGATCTGGAACCGGGCATGGTCGTCGTGATCCAGTACGACATCGTGGAGGGCAAGAACGTCATCGCGGATCTGGAACTGGCCGAATAG